A single Triticum dicoccoides isolate Atlit2015 ecotype Zavitan chromosome 2A, WEW_v2.0, whole genome shotgun sequence DNA region contains:
- the LOC119355707 gene encoding uncharacterized protein LOC119355707 isoform X5 yields MASTALASVCPIASLSGRSSPASYRAVRCWGARRGRRRRSAGLRARCAGGQPSAVKPGPESPADDGSVGDEEQPHPQFDLNLAVVLAGFAFEAYSTPPADAGWRETDAAECQTVFLSDVFLHEVYDGQLVVRLKKGNSLPAMDPWGTSDPYVVLQLNGQTAKSQIKWGTKEPTWNQDFTFNIRTSLENLLQVEAWDANLITPHKRMGNAGLYLETLCDGNKHDITVELEGLGADGGGTIDLEVKYKSYDDIERDKQWWRTPFVSDFLEESSLGSALRTVLGSETVNASQFVQSAFGQLSSLTDTNLLKPSSSDSEAEVSERPDESMDNSISSDELQQKKIDSIAFGENSDSQSEPVDTAAVVNSEGNTSTDMKEPDEYFWSAFTKTLNQNVLKNFGYSLPEAKQLDGFDLLSSLGSKSREMAEQLYLESGLATADTSTSDGSETTPEHTVSVDNEDSTKPAKEAVQASFPDINEVSRDVLSQTENVLGALVILSKNFSSQGKDSVDEANQKDNSNAEEQGAADSVDEDGAAVASTEVSINTQKTDDTRQLFASAETAVEAWAMLATSMGRSSFIKSDFEKICFLDNVSTDTQVAIWRDSSRRRLVVAFRGTEQTRWKDLITDLMLVPAGLNPERLGGDFKQEVQVHSGFLSAYDSVRNRIMALVRHAIGYMDEEDAETIPTWHVYVTGHSLGMVLYS; encoded by the exons ATGGCTTCCACGGCCCTCGCGAGCGTGTGCCCCATCGCGTCCCTCTCCgggcgctcgtcgccggcgagctaCCGGGCCGTGAGGTGCTGGggcgcgaggagggggaggcggcggaggtcgGCGGGGCTGAGGGCGAGGTGCGCGGGCGGCCAGCCCTCCGCCGTGAAGCCCGGCCCGGAGAGCCCCGCGGACGACGGGTCGGTCGGGGACGAGGAGCAGCCGCACCCGCAGTTCGACCTCAACCTCGCCGTCGTGCTCGCCGGCTTCGCGTTCGAAGCCTACAGCACCCCACCC GCAGATGCGGGCTGGCGCGAGACGGACGCGGCCGAGTGTCAGACGGTGTTCCTATCCGA TGTGTTTCTCCATGAAGTATACGATGGCCAACTAGTTGTGAGGCTCAAGAAAGGCAACAGTCTTCCTGCAATGGATCCATGG GGTACAAGTGATCCTTATGTAGTTCTACAACTTAACGGTCAAACTGCAAAGAGCCAAATTAAATGGGG GACGAAGGAGCCAACCTGGAATCAAGATTTCACATTTAACATTAGGACGTCTCTAGAAAATCTACTCCAG GTTGAGGCTTGGGATGCAAACCTTATCACCCCACACAAACGAATGGGAAATGCTGGGTTGTATCTTGAAACACTTTGTGATG GAAATAAACATGACATCACTGTCGAATTAGAAGGCCTTGGTGCTGATGGTGGTGGAACTATTGATTTGGAG GTCAAATACAAGAGTTATGATGACATTGAGCGTGATAAACAATGGTGGAGAACACCTTTTGTGTCTGACTTTCTTGAAGAGAGCAGCCTAGGATCTGCTCTTAGGACGGTCCTTGGATCTGAAACTGTAAATGCAAGCCAGTTCGTGCAATCTGCATTTGGGCAACTGAGTTCTTTAACTGACACAAACCTTCTAAAGCCATCGTCTTCTGATAGTGAAGCTGAGGTTTCTGAAAGGCCTGACGAATCCATGGATAACTCTATTAGTTCAGATGAACTGCAACAGAAGAAGATTGATTCGATAGCTTTTGGAGAGAACTCAGATTCCCAGAGTGAACCTGTAGACACTGCTGCCGTTGTTAACAGTGAGGGAAACACATCAACCGATATGAAGGAACCTGATGAGTACTTCTGGAGTGCTTTCACCAAAACACTCAACCAAAATGTTCTTAAGAACTTTGGATATTCTCTTCCAGAGGCTAAGCAATTGGATGGATTTGACCTGCTAAGTTCACTTGGATCAAAATCACGTGAAATGGCTGAACAGCTATATTTAGAATCTGGACTGGCGACAGCAGATACATCAACCAGTGATGGCAGCGAAACAACTCCTGAACATACAGTCAGTGTTGACAATGAAGATAGCACAAAGCCTGCTAAAGAAGCAGTGCAGGCTTCCTTTCCAGACATTAATGAAGTATCTCGTGATGTATTGTCTCAAACAGAGAATGTACTAGGAGCTTTGGTGATTCTTTCTAAGAACTTCTCATCCCAAGGCAAGGATTCAGTAGACGAAGCAAACCAGAAAGATAATTCGAACGCAGAAGAACAAGGTGCTGCAGATTCTGTTGATGAGGATGGTGCTGCTGTTGCATCCACCGAAGTGTCCATAAATACACAGAAAACAGATGATACACGTCAACTGTTTGCAAGTGCCGAGACTGCTGTGGAGGCATGGGCTATGCTTGCCACTTCAATGGGGCGTTCCAGTTTTATAAAATCAGACTTTGAGAAGATATGTTTTCTGGATAATGTTTCAACGGACACACAG GTTGCCATTTGGCGTGATTCTTCACGAAGAAGACTGGTTGTTGCCTTTCGAGGGACTGAGCAA ACAAGGTGGAAGGATTTGATAACGGACTTGATGCTTGTCCCTGCTGG ACTAAACCCTGAGAGGCTGGGTGGTGACTTCAAACAAGAAGTTCAA GTTCACAGTGGATTCTTAAGCGCATATGACTCTGTTAGGAATAGGATCATGGCTCTTGTCAGACACGCCATTGGATATAT GGATGAAGAAGATGCAGAAACCATACCTACGTGGCACGTCTACGTAACTGGACATAGTTTAG GAATGGTGTTATATTCGTGA
- the LOC119355707 gene encoding uncharacterized protein LOC119355707 isoform X4, protein MASTALASVCPIASLSGRSSPASYRAVRCWGARRGRRRRSAGLRARCAGGQPSAVKPGPESPADDGSVGDEEQPHPQFDLNLAVVLAGFAFEAYSTPPADAGWRETDAAECQTVFLSDVFLHEVYDGQLVVRLKKGNSLPAMDPWGTSDPYVVLQLNGQTAKSQIKWGTKEPTWNQDFTFNIRTSLENLLQVEAWDANLITPHKRMGNAGLYLETLCDGNKHDITVELEGLGADGGGTIDLEVKYKSYDDIERDKQWWRTPFVSDFLEESSLGSALRTVLGSETVNASQFVQSAFGQLSSLTDTNLLKPSSSDSEAEVSERPDESMDNSISSDELQQKKIDSIAFGENSDSQSEPVDTAAVVNSEGNTSTDMKEPDEYFWSAFTKTLNQNVLKNFGYSLPEAKQLDGFDLLSSLGSKSREMAEQLYLESGLATADTSTSDGSETTPEHTVSVDNEDSTKPAKEAVQASFPDINEVSRDVLSQTENVLGALVILSKNFSSQGKDSVDEANQKDNSNAEEQGAADSVDEDGAAVASTEVSINTQKTDDTRQLFASAETAVEAWAMLATSMGRSSFIKSDFEKICFLDNVSTDTQVAIWRDSSRRRLVVAFRGTEQTRWKDLITDLMLVPAGLNPERLGGDFKQEVQVHSGFLSAYDSVRNRIMALVRHAIGYMDEEDAETIPTWHVYVTGHSLDNMIPFSPGFTWKEDSVKHLTHETILVK, encoded by the exons ATGGCTTCCACGGCCCTCGCGAGCGTGTGCCCCATCGCGTCCCTCTCCgggcgctcgtcgccggcgagctaCCGGGCCGTGAGGTGCTGGggcgcgaggagggggaggcggcggaggtcgGCGGGGCTGAGGGCGAGGTGCGCGGGCGGCCAGCCCTCCGCCGTGAAGCCCGGCCCGGAGAGCCCCGCGGACGACGGGTCGGTCGGGGACGAGGAGCAGCCGCACCCGCAGTTCGACCTCAACCTCGCCGTCGTGCTCGCCGGCTTCGCGTTCGAAGCCTACAGCACCCCACCC GCAGATGCGGGCTGGCGCGAGACGGACGCGGCCGAGTGTCAGACGGTGTTCCTATCCGA TGTGTTTCTCCATGAAGTATACGATGGCCAACTAGTTGTGAGGCTCAAGAAAGGCAACAGTCTTCCTGCAATGGATCCATGG GGTACAAGTGATCCTTATGTAGTTCTACAACTTAACGGTCAAACTGCAAAGAGCCAAATTAAATGGGG GACGAAGGAGCCAACCTGGAATCAAGATTTCACATTTAACATTAGGACGTCTCTAGAAAATCTACTCCAG GTTGAGGCTTGGGATGCAAACCTTATCACCCCACACAAACGAATGGGAAATGCTGGGTTGTATCTTGAAACACTTTGTGATG GAAATAAACATGACATCACTGTCGAATTAGAAGGCCTTGGTGCTGATGGTGGTGGAACTATTGATTTGGAG GTCAAATACAAGAGTTATGATGACATTGAGCGTGATAAACAATGGTGGAGAACACCTTTTGTGTCTGACTTTCTTGAAGAGAGCAGCCTAGGATCTGCTCTTAGGACGGTCCTTGGATCTGAAACTGTAAATGCAAGCCAGTTCGTGCAATCTGCATTTGGGCAACTGAGTTCTTTAACTGACACAAACCTTCTAAAGCCATCGTCTTCTGATAGTGAAGCTGAGGTTTCTGAAAGGCCTGACGAATCCATGGATAACTCTATTAGTTCAGATGAACTGCAACAGAAGAAGATTGATTCGATAGCTTTTGGAGAGAACTCAGATTCCCAGAGTGAACCTGTAGACACTGCTGCCGTTGTTAACAGTGAGGGAAACACATCAACCGATATGAAGGAACCTGATGAGTACTTCTGGAGTGCTTTCACCAAAACACTCAACCAAAATGTTCTTAAGAACTTTGGATATTCTCTTCCAGAGGCTAAGCAATTGGATGGATTTGACCTGCTAAGTTCACTTGGATCAAAATCACGTGAAATGGCTGAACAGCTATATTTAGAATCTGGACTGGCGACAGCAGATACATCAACCAGTGATGGCAGCGAAACAACTCCTGAACATACAGTCAGTGTTGACAATGAAGATAGCACAAAGCCTGCTAAAGAAGCAGTGCAGGCTTCCTTTCCAGACATTAATGAAGTATCTCGTGATGTATTGTCTCAAACAGAGAATGTACTAGGAGCTTTGGTGATTCTTTCTAAGAACTTCTCATCCCAAGGCAAGGATTCAGTAGACGAAGCAAACCAGAAAGATAATTCGAACGCAGAAGAACAAGGTGCTGCAGATTCTGTTGATGAGGATGGTGCTGCTGTTGCATCCACCGAAGTGTCCATAAATACACAGAAAACAGATGATACACGTCAACTGTTTGCAAGTGCCGAGACTGCTGTGGAGGCATGGGCTATGCTTGCCACTTCAATGGGGCGTTCCAGTTTTATAAAATCAGACTTTGAGAAGATATGTTTTCTGGATAATGTTTCAACGGACACACAG GTTGCCATTTGGCGTGATTCTTCACGAAGAAGACTGGTTGTTGCCTTTCGAGGGACTGAGCAA ACAAGGTGGAAGGATTTGATAACGGACTTGATGCTTGTCCCTGCTGG ACTAAACCCTGAGAGGCTGGGTGGTGACTTCAAACAAGAAGTTCAA GTTCACAGTGGATTCTTAAGCGCATATGACTCTGTTAGGAATAGGATCATGGCTCTTGTCAGACACGCCATTGGATATAT GGATGAAGAAGATGCAGAAACCATACCTACGTGGCACGTCTACGTAACTGGACATAGTTTAG ACAATATGATTCCATTCAGTCCAGGGTTTACGTGGAAAGAAGATTCAGTCAAACATCTAACACACGAGACAATCTTAGTTAAGTGA
- the LOC119355707 gene encoding uncharacterized protein LOC119355707 isoform X1: MASTALASVCPIASLSGRSSPASYRAVRCWGARRGRRRRSAGLRARCAGGQPSAVKPGPESPADDGSVGDEEQPHPQFDLNLAVVLAGFAFEAYSTPPADAGWRETDAAECQTVFLSDVFLHEVYDGQLVVRLKKGNSLPAMDPWGTSDPYVVLQLNGQTAKSQIKWGTKEPTWNQDFTFNIRTSLENLLQVEAWDANLITPHKRMGNAGLYLETLCDGNKHDITVELEGLGADGGGTIDLEVKYKSYDDIERDKQWWRTPFVSDFLEESSLGSALRTVLGSETVNASQFVQSAFGQLSSLTDTNLLKPSSSDSEAEVSERPDESMDNSISSDELQQKKIDSIAFGENSDSQSEPVDTAAVVNSEGNTSTDMKEPDEYFWSAFTKTLNQNVLKNFGYSLPEAKQLDGFDLLSSLGSKSREMAEQLYLESGLATADTSTSDGSETTPEHTVSVDNEDSTKPAKEAVQASFPDINEVSRDVLSQTENVLGALVILSKNFSSQGKDSVDEANQKDNSNAEEQGAADSVDEDGAAVASTEVSINTQKTDDTRQLFASAETAVEAWAMLATSMGRSSFIKSDFEKICFLDNVSTDTQVAIWRDSSRRRLVVAFRGTEQTRWKDLITDLMLVPAGLNPERLGGDFKQEVQVHSGFLSAYDSVRNRIMALVRHAIGYMDEEDAETIPTWHVYVTGHSLGGALATLLALELSSSQMAKNGVIFVTVYNFGSPRVGNRRFADVYNAKVKDSWRVVNHRDIIPTVPRLMGYCHVETPVYLKCGNLTDALAKEILDEDQGDEIGEYTPDVLVSEFMKGETQLVEKLLQTEINLLRSIRDGSALMQHMEDFYYVTLLETVRSRYQLVDDASQE; encoded by the exons ATGGCTTCCACGGCCCTCGCGAGCGTGTGCCCCATCGCGTCCCTCTCCgggcgctcgtcgccggcgagctaCCGGGCCGTGAGGTGCTGGggcgcgaggagggggaggcggcggaggtcgGCGGGGCTGAGGGCGAGGTGCGCGGGCGGCCAGCCCTCCGCCGTGAAGCCCGGCCCGGAGAGCCCCGCGGACGACGGGTCGGTCGGGGACGAGGAGCAGCCGCACCCGCAGTTCGACCTCAACCTCGCCGTCGTGCTCGCCGGCTTCGCGTTCGAAGCCTACAGCACCCCACCC GCAGATGCGGGCTGGCGCGAGACGGACGCGGCCGAGTGTCAGACGGTGTTCCTATCCGA TGTGTTTCTCCATGAAGTATACGATGGCCAACTAGTTGTGAGGCTCAAGAAAGGCAACAGTCTTCCTGCAATGGATCCATGG GGTACAAGTGATCCTTATGTAGTTCTACAACTTAACGGTCAAACTGCAAAGAGCCAAATTAAATGGGG GACGAAGGAGCCAACCTGGAATCAAGATTTCACATTTAACATTAGGACGTCTCTAGAAAATCTACTCCAG GTTGAGGCTTGGGATGCAAACCTTATCACCCCACACAAACGAATGGGAAATGCTGGGTTGTATCTTGAAACACTTTGTGATG GAAATAAACATGACATCACTGTCGAATTAGAAGGCCTTGGTGCTGATGGTGGTGGAACTATTGATTTGGAG GTCAAATACAAGAGTTATGATGACATTGAGCGTGATAAACAATGGTGGAGAACACCTTTTGTGTCTGACTTTCTTGAAGAGAGCAGCCTAGGATCTGCTCTTAGGACGGTCCTTGGATCTGAAACTGTAAATGCAAGCCAGTTCGTGCAATCTGCATTTGGGCAACTGAGTTCTTTAACTGACACAAACCTTCTAAAGCCATCGTCTTCTGATAGTGAAGCTGAGGTTTCTGAAAGGCCTGACGAATCCATGGATAACTCTATTAGTTCAGATGAACTGCAACAGAAGAAGATTGATTCGATAGCTTTTGGAGAGAACTCAGATTCCCAGAGTGAACCTGTAGACACTGCTGCCGTTGTTAACAGTGAGGGAAACACATCAACCGATATGAAGGAACCTGATGAGTACTTCTGGAGTGCTTTCACCAAAACACTCAACCAAAATGTTCTTAAGAACTTTGGATATTCTCTTCCAGAGGCTAAGCAATTGGATGGATTTGACCTGCTAAGTTCACTTGGATCAAAATCACGTGAAATGGCTGAACAGCTATATTTAGAATCTGGACTGGCGACAGCAGATACATCAACCAGTGATGGCAGCGAAACAACTCCTGAACATACAGTCAGTGTTGACAATGAAGATAGCACAAAGCCTGCTAAAGAAGCAGTGCAGGCTTCCTTTCCAGACATTAATGAAGTATCTCGTGATGTATTGTCTCAAACAGAGAATGTACTAGGAGCTTTGGTGATTCTTTCTAAGAACTTCTCATCCCAAGGCAAGGATTCAGTAGACGAAGCAAACCAGAAAGATAATTCGAACGCAGAAGAACAAGGTGCTGCAGATTCTGTTGATGAGGATGGTGCTGCTGTTGCATCCACCGAAGTGTCCATAAATACACAGAAAACAGATGATACACGTCAACTGTTTGCAAGTGCCGAGACTGCTGTGGAGGCATGGGCTATGCTTGCCACTTCAATGGGGCGTTCCAGTTTTATAAAATCAGACTTTGAGAAGATATGTTTTCTGGATAATGTTTCAACGGACACACAG GTTGCCATTTGGCGTGATTCTTCACGAAGAAGACTGGTTGTTGCCTTTCGAGGGACTGAGCAA ACAAGGTGGAAGGATTTGATAACGGACTTGATGCTTGTCCCTGCTGG ACTAAACCCTGAGAGGCTGGGTGGTGACTTCAAACAAGAAGTTCAA GTTCACAGTGGATTCTTAAGCGCATATGACTCTGTTAGGAATAGGATCATGGCTCTTGTCAGACACGCCATTGGATATAT GGATGAAGAAGATGCAGAAACCATACCTACGTGGCACGTCTACGTAACTGGACATAGTTTAGGTGGAGCACTGGCAACCCTTCTCGCTCTTGAACTTTCATCAAGTCAAATGGCTAA GAATGGTGTTATATTCGTGACAGTGTACAATTTTGGCTCTCCTAGAGTTGGAAATAGAAGGTTTGCTGATGTCTACAATGCG AAAGTAAAAGATAGCTGGAGAGTTGTCAATCATCGAGATATCATTCCAACAGTGCCACGTCTTATGGGCTATTGCCATGTGGAAACACCAGTTTATCTTAAATGTGGAAATCTAACAGATGCACTG GCAAAGGAAATTTTGGATGAAGACCAAGGTGATGAGATAGGCGAGTACACCCCTGACGTGCTTGTTAGTGAATTT ATGAAAGGAGAGACACAGCTTGTGGAAAAACTACTCCAGACGGAGATAAATCTACTTCGCTCAATCAGGGATGGCTCAGCTCTTATGCAGCACATGGAAGACTTTTACTACGTCACACTTCTAGAG ACTGTGAGATCAAGGTACCAATTGGTTGATGATGCAAGCCAAGAATAG
- the LOC119355707 gene encoding uncharacterized protein LOC119355707 isoform X3 — MDPWGTSDPYVVLQLNGQTAKSQIKWGTKEPTWNQDFTFNIRTSLENLLQVEAWDANLITPHKRMGNAGLYLETLCDGNKHDITVELEGLGADGGGTIDLEVKYKSYDDIERDKQWWRTPFVSDFLEESSLGSALRTVLGSETVNASQFVQSAFGQLSSLTDTNLLKPSSSDSEAEVSERPDESMDNSISSDELQQKKIDSIAFGENSDSQSEPVDTAAVVNSEGNTSTDMKEPDEYFWSAFTKTLNQNVLKNFGYSLPEAKQLDGFDLLSSLGSKSREMAEQLYLESGLATADTSTSDGSETTPEHTVSVDNEDSTKPAKEAVQASFPDINEVSRDVLSQTENVLGALVILSKNFSSQGKDSVDEANQKDNSNAEEQGAADSVDEDGAAVASTEVSINTQKTDDTRQLFASAETAVEAWAMLATSMGRSSFIKSDFEKICFLDNVSTDTQVAIWRDSSRRRLVVAFRGTEQTRWKDLITDLMLVPAGLNPERLGGDFKQEVQVHSGFLSAYDSVRNRIMALVRHAIGYMDEEDAETIPTWHVYVTGHSLGGALATLLALELSSSQMAKNGVIFVTVYNFGSPRVGNRRFADVYNAKVKDSWRVVNHRDIIPTVPRLMGYCHVETPVYLKCGNLTDALAKEILDEDQGDEIGEYTPDVLVSEFMKGETQLVEKLLQTEINLLRSIRDGSALMQHMEDFYYVTLLETVRSRYQLVDDASQE; from the exons ATGGATCCATGG GGTACAAGTGATCCTTATGTAGTTCTACAACTTAACGGTCAAACTGCAAAGAGCCAAATTAAATGGGG GACGAAGGAGCCAACCTGGAATCAAGATTTCACATTTAACATTAGGACGTCTCTAGAAAATCTACTCCAG GTTGAGGCTTGGGATGCAAACCTTATCACCCCACACAAACGAATGGGAAATGCTGGGTTGTATCTTGAAACACTTTGTGATG GAAATAAACATGACATCACTGTCGAATTAGAAGGCCTTGGTGCTGATGGTGGTGGAACTATTGATTTGGAG GTCAAATACAAGAGTTATGATGACATTGAGCGTGATAAACAATGGTGGAGAACACCTTTTGTGTCTGACTTTCTTGAAGAGAGCAGCCTAGGATCTGCTCTTAGGACGGTCCTTGGATCTGAAACTGTAAATGCAAGCCAGTTCGTGCAATCTGCATTTGGGCAACTGAGTTCTTTAACTGACACAAACCTTCTAAAGCCATCGTCTTCTGATAGTGAAGCTGAGGTTTCTGAAAGGCCTGACGAATCCATGGATAACTCTATTAGTTCAGATGAACTGCAACAGAAGAAGATTGATTCGATAGCTTTTGGAGAGAACTCAGATTCCCAGAGTGAACCTGTAGACACTGCTGCCGTTGTTAACAGTGAGGGAAACACATCAACCGATATGAAGGAACCTGATGAGTACTTCTGGAGTGCTTTCACCAAAACACTCAACCAAAATGTTCTTAAGAACTTTGGATATTCTCTTCCAGAGGCTAAGCAATTGGATGGATTTGACCTGCTAAGTTCACTTGGATCAAAATCACGTGAAATGGCTGAACAGCTATATTTAGAATCTGGACTGGCGACAGCAGATACATCAACCAGTGATGGCAGCGAAACAACTCCTGAACATACAGTCAGTGTTGACAATGAAGATAGCACAAAGCCTGCTAAAGAAGCAGTGCAGGCTTCCTTTCCAGACATTAATGAAGTATCTCGTGATGTATTGTCTCAAACAGAGAATGTACTAGGAGCTTTGGTGATTCTTTCTAAGAACTTCTCATCCCAAGGCAAGGATTCAGTAGACGAAGCAAACCAGAAAGATAATTCGAACGCAGAAGAACAAGGTGCTGCAGATTCTGTTGATGAGGATGGTGCTGCTGTTGCATCCACCGAAGTGTCCATAAATACACAGAAAACAGATGATACACGTCAACTGTTTGCAAGTGCCGAGACTGCTGTGGAGGCATGGGCTATGCTTGCCACTTCAATGGGGCGTTCCAGTTTTATAAAATCAGACTTTGAGAAGATATGTTTTCTGGATAATGTTTCAACGGACACACAG GTTGCCATTTGGCGTGATTCTTCACGAAGAAGACTGGTTGTTGCCTTTCGAGGGACTGAGCAA ACAAGGTGGAAGGATTTGATAACGGACTTGATGCTTGTCCCTGCTGG ACTAAACCCTGAGAGGCTGGGTGGTGACTTCAAACAAGAAGTTCAA GTTCACAGTGGATTCTTAAGCGCATATGACTCTGTTAGGAATAGGATCATGGCTCTTGTCAGACACGCCATTGGATATAT GGATGAAGAAGATGCAGAAACCATACCTACGTGGCACGTCTACGTAACTGGACATAGTTTAGGTGGAGCACTGGCAACCCTTCTCGCTCTTGAACTTTCATCAAGTCAAATGGCTAA GAATGGTGTTATATTCGTGACAGTGTACAATTTTGGCTCTCCTAGAGTTGGAAATAGAAGGTTTGCTGATGTCTACAATGCG AAAGTAAAAGATAGCTGGAGAGTTGTCAATCATCGAGATATCATTCCAACAGTGCCACGTCTTATGGGCTATTGCCATGTGGAAACACCAGTTTATCTTAAATGTGGAAATCTAACAGATGCACTG GCAAAGGAAATTTTGGATGAAGACCAAGGTGATGAGATAGGCGAGTACACCCCTGACGTGCTTGTTAGTGAATTT ATGAAAGGAGAGACACAGCTTGTGGAAAAACTACTCCAGACGGAGATAAATCTACTTCGCTCAATCAGGGATGGCTCAGCTCTTATGCAGCACATGGAAGACTTTTACTACGTCACACTTCTAGAG ACTGTGAGATCAAGGTACCAATTGGTTGATGATGCAAGCCAAGAATAG